In Thermodesulfobacteriota bacterium, the following proteins share a genomic window:
- a CDS encoding methylenetetrahydrofolate reductase, with product MRLKDRLDAGDFAILAEMEPPKGADASRMVTMATRVKGAVDAFLVPEMSNAVMRMSSLGGALVLQQRGLETILQANCRDRNRLALQADLLAAYACGIHNVMVVAGDDPSVGDHHQTKPVYDIDLHQLLDMIQQIQNGHDMAGIELYGAPHFLVGSTVTPAVKEYHLDKEIEEMENKKEHGVRFFITPPVFDLAAIRPFLNAIDTSKTHIIPTVLLLKSAGMARYINKNMDHIKIPPDMINRIMKAGDKTRECVLIAKEIVATLKKENFSGVCISTIGWEDKLPEILGTISG from the coding sequence ATGCGATTAAAGGACAGGCTGGACGCTGGAGACTTCGCCATTCTCGCTGAAATGGAGCCCCCGAAAGGGGCTGACGCATCGAGAATGGTAACGATGGCCACCAGGGTAAAAGGGGCGGTTGACGCCTTTCTGGTCCCTGAAATGAGTAATGCCGTTATGCGCATGAGTTCTCTCGGGGGTGCTCTGGTTCTGCAGCAAAGGGGACTGGAGACCATCCTTCAGGCGAACTGCCGGGATCGAAACCGTCTCGCCCTGCAGGCCGATCTACTGGCTGCTTATGCCTGCGGCATTCATAATGTCATGGTCGTCGCCGGGGACGATCCCAGCGTCGGTGATCACCATCAGACGAAGCCGGTATACGACATTGATCTCCACCAGCTTCTGGATATGATCCAGCAGATCCAGAACGGCCATGACATGGCCGGCATCGAACTTTACGGGGCACCCCACTTTCTTGTCGGTTCAACCGTTACCCCGGCGGTGAAGGAATACCACCTGGATAAAGAAATCGAAGAGATGGAAAACAAAAAGGAACACGGCGTCCGGTTTTTCATTACGCCTCCCGTCTTCGATCTGGCCGCCATCAGGCCTTTTCTCAATGCCATTGACACCAGCAAAACTCACATTATCCCGACCGTTCTCCTGCTGAAGTCCGCAGGCATGGCCAGATATATCAATAAAAACATGGACCACATCAAAATACCTCCGGACATGATCAACCGGATTATGAAAGCCGGTGACAAGACCCGGGAATGTGTGTTGATCGCCAAAGAAATTGTTGCCACCCTGAAAAAAGAGAATTTTTCCGGAGTCTGCATATCCACTATTGGATGGGAAGACAAGCTCCCTGAAATTTTGGGAACCATCAGCGGATAG